A portion of the Pseudorasbora parva isolate DD20220531a chromosome 1, ASM2467924v1, whole genome shotgun sequence genome contains these proteins:
- the tmem41b gene encoding transmembrane protein 41B: MAKKRGGNREPLVEQEPRPSSQTPAKGAQSPGGASARMSILILVSIFACSACVMYLVFRNFPELSEDEREKIKIPKDMDDAKALGTVLSKYKDTYYTQVLLAYFATYIFLQTFAIPGSIFLSILSGYLYPFPLALFLVCLCSGLGASFCYMLSYLVGRPMVYKYLTERAQKWSQQVDKHREHLINYIIFLRITPFLPNWFINITSPVINVPLGVFFLGTFFGVAPPSFVAINAGTTLYKLTTAGEAVSWNSLIVLGVLAVVSILPVCFQKKLQQKLE, encoded by the exons ATGGCCAAGAAGAGAGGCGGAAACCGCGAGCCTCTGGTGGAGCAGGAACCGAGGCCCTCCAGCCAAACTCCAGCCAAAG GAGCCCAGTCACCTGGAGGAGCGTCTGCACGCATGTCAATCCTCATCCTCGTCTCTATCTTTGCCTGTTCTGCTTGTGTCATGTATCTGGTGTTCAGAAACTTCCCAGAGCTGAGCGA AGACgagagagaaaaaataaaaattcctaAAGACATGGATGATGCCAAGGCATTGGGCACAGTGTTGTCTAAATACAAGGACACATATTACACCCAAGTGCTTTTAGCATACTTTGCTACATATATCTT CCTTCAGACGTTTGCCATCCCAGGCTCCATATTCCTCAGTATACTGTCTGGTTATCTCTACCCTTTTCCACTCGCTCTCTTCCTCGTCTGTTTG TGTTCAGGCCTTGGAGCATCTTTTTGCTATATGTTGTCTTATTTAGTCGGGAGGCCGATGGTCTACAAGTACCTCACAGAGAGAGCTCAGAAATGGTCACAACAG GTGGACAAGCACAGAGAGCACCTCATCAATTACatcatttttttgagaatcACTCCTTTCCTTCCGAACTGGTTCATCAACATCACCTCACCGGTCATTAATGTGCCTCTGGGTGTCTTCTTCCTGGGCACCTTTTTTG GAGTGGCCCCTCCGTCATTTGTGGCGATAAACGCTGGGACGACGCTGTACAAACTGACCACGGCTGGCGAGGCCGTGTCCTGGAACTCTCTTATCGTCCTGGGGGTGTTAGCTGTGGTCTCCATCCTGCCCGTCTGCTTTCAGAAGAAACTCCAGCAGAAGCTTGAATAA